A genomic stretch from Numida meleagris isolate 19003 breed g44 Domestic line chromosome 2, NumMel1.0, whole genome shotgun sequence includes:
- the LOC110393578 gene encoding Sjoegren syndrome nuclear autoantigen 1 homolog, which translates to MTQQGAVLQGYNNELVKCIEDLCMQKEELNKQIQQAEEEKSKLQREIQVLNEQLECVCENLAQKVASRNELDKILAETEAAYMKILDSSRTLLNVLKKEVGSLKHTPELKSNVT; encoded by the coding sequence ATGACGCAGCAGGGAGCTGTTCTTCAGGGTTACAACAATGAGCTTGTCAAGTGTATTGAAGACTTGTGTATGCAAAAAGAGGAGCTGAACAAACAGATCCaacaagcagaagaggaaaaaagtaaactCCAGCGTGAAATTCAAGTTCTGAATGAACAGTtggagtgtgtgtgtgaaaaCTTGGCTCAGAAGGTAGCTTCGCGGAATGAGCTTGATAAAATTCTTGCTGAAACTGAAGCTGCTTACATGAAGATTTTGGATAGTTCTAGAACTTTGCTTAATGTCCTGAAGAAGGAAGTGGGAAGCTTAAAGCATACGCCAGAACTGAAAAGTAATGTAACCTGA